From Solanum lycopersicum chromosome 8, SLM_r2.1, the proteins below share one genomic window:
- the LOC138337946 gene encoding uncharacterized protein — MRFWVSTGKLLGFIVSRRGIELDPSKIKAIQELPPPKMRKEVMSFFGRLNYNSWFIAQSTVSYLSNPPVLVPLREGSPLLLYLSVSDNAFGCVLGQHDETWKKERAINYISKKYTPYESGYTLLERTCCALTCLAQKLRHYFSSYTTYLIYRMDPLKYIFQKAMPTGKLAIKAQALADHLVENPVDEEYEPLKTYFHDEKVSFVGEDISEAYPVWRLFFDGAENLQGKGVGAVLVSESVQHYPMAAYLRFNCTNNMAEHEACIHGLKIAIEMNVYDYWFRKIEFRHTPRIQNELDDALATIASMIKHPHTDYIDPLDIDLKGHPVHCSRMNQNQMVCLVLYRRTPDLGLLRCVDASEAVRLIEQIYVGFYDTYMNGLTLGRKVLRAAWGMDVIGPIEPATSNRHRFMLVAIDYFTKWVEATSYKSLTKKVVVDFVRNNLIYRFRVPESIIADNGANLNSHLMNEIFEIPSLRIIQEAELSNAEWVSKRIAQLVLIDEKRVVTVCHGQLYRQRMTRAFHIRVRARNFEVGQLVLKRIFPHQDEYKGKFAPNWQGPYMVRKVLSGGALVLFEMDGTVWPKPINSDVVKRYYT, encoded by the exons ATGCGCTTTTGGGTCTCAACTGGGAAGTTattgggatttatagtcagcagaagaggtattgagctcgacccCTCAAAGATcaaagcaattcaagagttgCCTCCGCCGAAGATGAGAAAAGAAGTGATGAGTTTCTTTGGGAGGTTAAACTATAACAGCTGGTTTATAGCACAATCAACAGTG AGCTATTTGTCTAACCCACCTGTGTTGGTTCCTCTGCGcgaagggagtcctttgttaCTATATTTGTCTGTTTCAGATAATGCCTTTGGATGTGTACTTGGTCAACATGACGAGACATGGAAGAAGGAAAGGGCTATCAACTACATAAGCAAGAAATATACTCCGTACGAATCTGGCTACACTTTGCTGGAGAGAACGTGCTGTGCTCTGACGTGTCTTGCACAGAAGCTGAGACACTATTTTTCATCGTATACAACGTATCTAATCTACAGAATGGATCCTTTGAAGTACATTTTCCAGAAAGCAATGCCGACCGGAAAGTTAG CAATAAAAGCACAAGccttggctgatcatcttgtgGAAAATCCAGTTGACGAAGAATATGAACCTCTCAAGACATATTTTCATGATGAaaaagtgtcatttgtgggtgaagatatttctgaagcGTATCCAGTttggagattattcttcgaTGGAGCGGAGAATCTCCAGGGTAAAGGTGTTGGAGCAGTCTTGGTATCAGAATCTGTTCAGCACTATCCTATGGCGGCTTATCTACGATTCAATTGCACTAACAACATGGCCGAACACGAAGCTTGTATTCATGGTTTGAAAATTGCCATTGAAATGAATGTTTACGATtactg GTTCcgcaagatcgagttcagacatactcccagaatacagaatgaattagatgatgctcttgccaccatcgcttcaatGATCAAACATCCGCATACTGATTACATCGACCCGCTGGATATAGATTTGAAGGGGcatccagtccattgttcacgcatgaatcagaaccagatggtttgccttg tcctgtataggaggactccagatttgggtcttttAAGATGTGTGGATGCTTCTGAAGCTGTAaggcttattgaacagataTATGTTGGATTTTACGATACATACATGAATGGGCTTACTTTAGGAAGAAAGGTTCTTCGAGCTG cttggggaatggatgtcatcggtcctaTAGAGCCGGCCACTTCTAATAGACACAGATTCATGTTggttgccattgattatttcaccaagtgggtggaagcaacCTCTTACAAGTCActaaccaagaaagtggtggtcgattttgtccgcaacaatctgatatACAGATTTAGagttccagaatccatcattgccgataacggtgcaaatctcaacagtcatctGATGAATGAGATAT TCGAGATACCGTCAttgaggatcatccaagaagctgagttAAGCAACGCCGAATGGGTTAGTAAGCGGATTGCTCAACTAGtcttgattgatgagaagagagTGGTCACCGTCTGCCATGGCCAGTTGTATAGACAGAGAATGACTCGCGCTTTTCACAtaagagtaagagccagaaattttgaagttggtcagttggttcttaagcgtatttttcctcatcaagatgagtacaaaggaaagttcgcaccaaattggcaaggtccttacatggttcgtaaagtactatctggaggtgctttggtcctgTTCGAGATGGATGGCACTGTATGGCCCAagcctatcaactcagatgTGGTCAAGAGATACTATACGTGA